A region from the Variovorax sp. RKNM96 genome encodes:
- a CDS encoding phytanoyl-CoA dioxygenase family protein, with protein sequence MHNPLLRDVRMDERLRFLRDGVVCLRQIISPEWVRRAQDGVEHEQVMFESGAGEVARQLTVTRRLRWIYDQLFDSDSMAGTPWHQDTSYGLADSHRIVRVWMPVDHVPRETGIEVVRGSHLWKVERGWAGRIEVRDIEANRRAFDIVGYEVDAGDVVAFNYRSLHHAGANVNFSEKRKAFAILYADDRLAWRHRSPLETDGPAWHGGRPILGASMTQEIR encoded by the coding sequence ATGCACAACCCCTTGCTCCGCGATGTCCGCATGGACGAGCGCCTGCGCTTCCTGCGGGACGGCGTGGTGTGCCTGCGCCAGATCATCTCGCCCGAGTGGGTGCGGCGCGCGCAGGACGGCGTCGAGCACGAGCAGGTGATGTTCGAGTCCGGCGCCGGCGAGGTCGCGCGGCAGCTCACCGTGACGCGGCGCCTCCGCTGGATCTACGACCAACTGTTCGACAGCGATTCCATGGCGGGCACCCCGTGGCACCAAGACACCTCGTACGGTCTGGCTGACAGCCACCGCATCGTGCGCGTGTGGATGCCGGTCGACCACGTGCCGCGCGAAACCGGCATCGAGGTGGTGCGCGGCTCGCACCTCTGGAAGGTGGAGCGCGGCTGGGCCGGCCGCATCGAGGTGCGCGACATCGAGGCCAACCGCCGCGCGTTCGACATCGTGGGCTACGAGGTCGACGCGGGCGACGTGGTGGCCTTCAACTACCGGTCGCTGCACCATGCGGGCGCCAACGTGAACTTCAGCGAGAAGCGCAAGGCGTTCGCGATCCTCTATGCGGACGACCGGCTGGCCTGGAGGCATCGTTCGCCGCTGGAGACCGACGGACCCGCATGGCATGGCGGACGGCCTATCCTCGGGGCATCGATGACCCAGGAGATCCGATGA
- a CDS encoding carboxymuconolactone decarboxylase family protein, with the protein MKPQPIAYEDASPEVKAVFDDIKTSRNVPDVNNFWKYLANDPVTLKRTWSSLKEVMAPGALDPVVKEMIYLAVSVSNGCGYCIASHHAGAEKAGMTPEMFGELMGVVGMANETNRLVNGYRVPVDPAFDK; encoded by the coding sequence ATGAAACCCCAACCGATAGCCTACGAAGACGCCTCGCCCGAAGTGAAGGCCGTGTTCGACGACATCAAGACATCGCGCAACGTGCCCGACGTCAACAACTTCTGGAAGTACCTGGCCAACGATCCCGTGACGCTCAAGCGCACCTGGTCGAGCCTGAAGGAAGTGATGGCGCCCGGCGCGCTCGACCCGGTGGTCAAGGAAATGATCTACCTCGCGGTGAGCGTCTCCAACGGCTGCGGCTACTGCATCGCGAGCCATCACGCGGGTGCGGAGAAGGCCGGCATGACGCCCGAGATGTTCGGCGAACTTATGGGCGTGGTCGGGATGGCGAACGAGACGAACCGGCTGGTCAATGGGTATCGCGTGCCTGTCGATCCTGCGTTCGACAAGTAG
- the putA gene encoding trifunctional transcriptional regulator/proline dehydrogenase/L-glutamate gamma-semialdehyde dehydrogenase: MSANSPAPLPSSFIDFADGLTPPSALRAPITAAYRRPEPEALPPLLEQARLPAGQAEEAHTLAHRIAEQLRNRKNAAGRAGLVQGLLQEYALSSQEGVALMCLAEALLRIPDAETRNALIRDKIAHGQWQSHAGRSPSVFVNAATWGLLLTGKLVATHSETGLSTVLTRLIGKGGEPLIRKGVDMAMRMMGEQFVTGETIAQALDNARELEAEGFRYSYDMLGEAALTTEDAKRYRIAYEDAIHAIGKASNHRGVYAGPGISIKLSALHPRYSRAQHARVIDELYPVLRALTLLAQQYDIGINIDAEEADRLELSLDLLERLCFEPALAGWNGIGFVIQGYQKRCPFVIDFVIDLARRSRHRLMVRLVKGAYWDSEIKRAQIEGLEGYPVYTRKAYTDVSYLACARKLLDAPEAIYPQFATHNAHTLAAIYTMADPARYQPGQYEFQCLHGMGEPLYEQVVGPLGRPCRIYAPVGTHETLLAYLVRRLLENGANTSFVNRIADPTIPLEALVEDPVATVERMATKEGAIGLPHPAIPLPAALYGKQRTNSQGLDLANDDSLRLLGETLQSTATEPWRAEPLLAEDASSDKASLQWADVLNPADHRDVVGQVREATLADVESAVSQAEGIATTWAATPPAERAALLGRAADLLEAQQPRLLGLLAREAGKTYANAIAEVREAVDFLRYYAAQARTDFSNDTHRALGPMVCISPWNFPLAIFTGQVAAALAAGNPVLAKPAEQTPLVAAEAIRVLWQAGVPHAAVQLLPGRGETVGAALVADTRVQGVMFTGSTEVARILQKTLSTRLGANGAPVPLIAETGGQNAMIVDSSALIEQVVTDVMASAFDSAGQRCSALRVLCVQEEAADRLIEMLKGAMAESCIGNPARLAVDVGPVIDAEARDNIERHIATMRSRGRRVYRQGREFDHDTRQGTFVMPTLIELDNIAELQREVFGPVLHLVRYRRRDLGALVGQINGTGYGLTLGVHTRIDETIAQIVEHAKAGNVYVNRNIVGAVVGVQPFGGEGLSGTGPKAGGPLYMYRMLSKRPDDVLVRAMADADPGNASPTQAGASHAGLSALTRWANETNRPALATQCQRFGELSRSGSSRTLAGPTGERNVYTLQPREAVLCLADAEADRLVQLAAVLSVGSTAIWPADAGAQGLRASLPAEVQQSVAVASDWTSETVVFDAVLHHGDATSLAGVVHRIASRPGPIVGVRAFASGDVSIPLESLVVERALSVNTAAAGGNASLMTIG; this comes from the coding sequence ATGAGCGCCAACAGCCCCGCCCCTCTGCCTTCCTCGTTCATCGATTTTGCCGATGGGCTGACCCCGCCGTCGGCATTGCGCGCGCCGATCACCGCCGCTTACCGGCGCCCCGAACCCGAGGCATTGCCGCCCCTTCTCGAACAGGCGCGCCTGCCGGCCGGGCAGGCCGAAGAGGCGCACACCCTCGCCCACCGGATCGCCGAGCAACTGCGCAACCGCAAGAACGCCGCGGGCCGCGCCGGTCTCGTGCAGGGCCTGCTTCAGGAATACGCGCTTTCGTCGCAGGAAGGCGTCGCGCTGATGTGCCTGGCCGAAGCGCTGCTGCGCATTCCCGATGCCGAGACGCGCAACGCGCTCATCCGCGACAAGATCGCGCACGGCCAATGGCAGTCGCATGCGGGGCGCAGCCCCTCGGTGTTCGTCAACGCCGCGACCTGGGGCCTGCTGCTCACCGGCAAGCTGGTGGCCACGCACAGCGAGACCGGTCTCTCCACCGTGCTCACGCGCCTCATCGGCAAGGGCGGCGAGCCGTTGATCCGCAAGGGCGTGGACATGGCAATGCGGATGATGGGCGAGCAGTTCGTCACCGGCGAGACCATCGCGCAGGCGCTGGACAACGCGCGCGAGCTGGAGGCCGAGGGCTTTCGCTATTCGTACGACATGCTCGGTGAAGCGGCGCTCACCACCGAGGATGCGAAGCGCTACCGCATCGCGTACGAAGACGCGATCCACGCGATCGGCAAGGCCTCGAACCACCGCGGCGTGTATGCGGGCCCGGGTATCTCCATCAAGCTCTCGGCGCTGCACCCGCGCTACAGCCGCGCGCAGCATGCGCGCGTGATCGACGAGCTGTACCCGGTGCTGCGCGCGCTCACGCTGCTTGCGCAGCAATACGACATCGGCATCAACATCGACGCCGAGGAAGCCGACCGCCTGGAGCTCTCCCTCGACCTGCTGGAGCGCCTGTGCTTCGAGCCGGCGCTCGCGGGGTGGAACGGCATCGGCTTCGTGATCCAGGGCTACCAGAAGCGCTGCCCCTTCGTGATCGATTTCGTGATCGACCTCGCGCGCCGCAGCCGCCACCGGCTCATGGTGCGCCTCGTGAAAGGCGCGTACTGGGACAGCGAGATCAAGCGCGCGCAGATCGAAGGCCTCGAGGGCTACCCGGTCTACACGCGCAAGGCCTACACCGACGTGTCGTACCTCGCCTGCGCGCGCAAGCTGCTCGATGCGCCCGAGGCGATCTACCCACAGTTCGCCACGCACAACGCGCACACGCTCGCCGCGATCTACACGATGGCGGACCCGGCCCGCTACCAGCCGGGGCAGTACGAATTCCAGTGCCTGCACGGCATGGGCGAGCCGCTGTACGAGCAGGTGGTCGGGCCGCTCGGGCGGCCGTGCCGCATCTACGCACCCGTGGGAACGCACGAGACGCTGCTCGCGTACCTGGTGCGGCGGCTGCTGGAGAACGGCGCGAACACCTCGTTCGTCAACCGCATCGCGGACCCGACGATTCCGCTCGAAGCACTGGTGGAAGATCCTGTCGCGACGGTGGAGCGCATGGCGACGAAGGAAGGTGCCATCGGCTTGCCGCATCCGGCCATTCCGCTGCCCGCCGCGCTCTACGGCAAGCAGCGCACCAACTCGCAAGGCCTCGACCTCGCGAACGACGACAGCCTGCGCCTGCTGGGTGAAACGCTGCAGTCCACGGCCACCGAACCATGGCGCGCAGAACCGCTGCTCGCTGAAGACGCATCGAGCGACAAGGCCTCCCTGCAATGGGCCGATGTGCTGAACCCCGCGGACCATCGCGATGTCGTCGGGCAGGTGCGCGAAGCCACGCTGGCCGATGTCGAATCGGCCGTGTCGCAAGCCGAAGGCATCGCAACGACATGGGCCGCAACGCCGCCCGCAGAGCGCGCTGCCCTGCTCGGCCGCGCGGCCGACCTGCTCGAAGCCCAACAGCCGCGCCTGCTCGGCCTTCTCGCACGCGAGGCCGGGAAGACCTATGCCAACGCCATCGCCGAAGTGCGCGAGGCGGTGGACTTCCTGCGTTACTACGCCGCGCAGGCACGCACCGATTTCTCGAACGACACGCACCGCGCGCTCGGGCCGATGGTGTGCATCAGTCCGTGGAATTTCCCGCTCGCGATCTTCACCGGCCAGGTGGCCGCCGCGCTCGCGGCCGGCAACCCGGTGCTGGCCAAGCCCGCGGAGCAGACGCCGCTCGTCGCCGCCGAAGCGATCCGCGTGCTGTGGCAAGCGGGGGTTCCGCACGCCGCCGTTCAACTGCTGCCCGGCCGTGGCGAGACCGTGGGCGCCGCGCTGGTCGCCGATACACGCGTGCAGGGCGTCATGTTCACCGGCTCGACCGAGGTCGCACGCATTCTTCAGAAGACGCTGTCGACAAGGCTCGGCGCGAATGGCGCACCGGTGCCGCTCATCGCCGAGACCGGCGGGCAGAACGCGATGATCGTGGACTCCTCCGCGCTGATCGAACAGGTCGTCACCGACGTGATGGCCTCGGCCTTCGACAGCGCGGGCCAGCGCTGCTCGGCGCTGCGCGTGCTGTGCGTGCAGGAGGAAGCGGCCGACCGGCTCATCGAGATGCTCAAGGGCGCGATGGCCGAGAGCTGCATCGGCAACCCCGCGCGGCTGGCCGTCGACGTGGGCCCGGTGATCGACGCCGAAGCGCGCGACAACATCGAGCGCCACATCGCCACCATGCGCAGCCGCGGCCGCCGGGTTTACCGGCAAGGCCGCGAGTTCGACCACGACACGCGCCAGGGCACCTTCGTGATGCCGACGCTGATCGAGCTCGACAACATCGCCGAACTGCAGCGCGAAGTGTTCGGGCCGGTGCTGCACCTGGTGCGCTACCGCCGCCGCGACCTGGGTGCGCTGGTCGGCCAGATCAACGGCACGGGTTATGGGCTCACGCTGGGCGTGCACACGCGCATCGATGAAACCATTGCGCAGATCGTGGAGCACGCGAAAGCGGGCAACGTCTACGTGAACCGGAACATCGTCGGTGCGGTCGTGGGCGTGCAGCCATTCGGCGGCGAAGGCCTGTCGGGCACGGGGCCGAAGGCGGGCGGGCCGCTGTACATGTACCGCATGCTGTCGAAGCGGCCGGACGATGTGCTGGTGCGTGCGATGGCGGATGCGGACCCTGGCAACGCATCGCCAACGCAGGCGGGTGCATCGCATGCCGGCTTGTCGGCACTGACTCGCTGGGCCAATGAAACGAACCGCCCCGCACTGGCAACCCAATGCCAACGCTTCGGCGAACTCTCGCGTTCGGGCAGCTCGCGCACGCTGGCCGGCCCGACCGGCGAGCGCAACGTCTACACGCTGCAGCCGCGCGAAGCCGTGCTGTGCCTGGCCGATGCGGAAGCCGACCGGCTGGTGCAACTGGCGGCCGTGCTGTCGGTGGGCAGCACCGCCATCTGGCCTGCGGATGCCGGCGCGCAAGGTCTGCGCGCATCTCTGCCGGCCGAGGTGCAGCAGTCGGTGGCCGTTGCGAGCGACTGGACTTCAGAGACCGTGGTGTTCGACGCCGTTCTTCATCACGGCGATGCGACGAGCCTCGCGGGCGTCGTGCATCGCATCGCGTCTCGGCCGGGGCCGATCGTCGGCGTGCGCGCTTTCGCTTCGGGGGATGTGAGCATTCCGCTTGAAAGCCTGGTGGTCGAGCGCGCGTTGAGCGTGAATACCGCTGCTGCTGGCGGCAACGCGAGTTTGATGACCATCGGCTGA
- a CDS encoding XRE family transcriptional regulator → MTESAPTPATTTTLNDRIAQRVRDLRASRGLSLDALATHCGVSRSMISLIERGESSPTAVLLEKLATGLGVPLASLFDDAEPAASPVSRLADQLQWRDPHSGYVRRNVSPGGAISPIQIVEVNFPPGARVAYETAAREPRIHQQVWVLEGRIEVTVGDDLHRLDAGDCLALTLDHPMSYHNPTRKNARYAVVITTAPTPWR, encoded by the coding sequence ATGACGGAATCAGCGCCAACCCCCGCCACCACCACCACCCTCAACGATCGCATCGCCCAGCGTGTGCGCGACCTGCGCGCCTCCCGCGGCCTGTCGCTCGATGCATTGGCCACGCACTGCGGTGTCAGCCGCTCCATGATCTCTCTGATCGAGCGCGGGGAGAGCAGTCCGACGGCAGTGCTGCTCGAAAAACTCGCCACCGGCCTCGGCGTTCCGCTCGCCTCGCTGTTCGACGATGCCGAACCTGCCGCCAGCCCCGTGTCGCGCCTGGCCGACCAGTTGCAATGGCGCGACCCGCATTCCGGCTATGTGCGCCGCAACGTGTCGCCCGGCGGCGCCATCTCTCCGATCCAGATCGTCGAGGTGAACTTCCCGCCTGGCGCCCGCGTGGCCTATGAGACAGCCGCGCGCGAGCCGCGCATCCACCAGCAGGTGTGGGTGCTCGAAGGCCGCATCGAAGTCACGGTCGGCGACGACCTCCACCGCCTCGACGCGGGCGATTGCCTCGCGCTCACGCTCGACCACCCGATGAGCTATCACAACCCCACACGCAAGAACGCGCGCTATGCCGTCGTGATCACCACGGCACCCACCCCCTGGAGATGA
- a CDS encoding GNAT family N-acetyltransferase yields MNEMTTTETPRIRVLHAVSDAHVQALADLLIDCVEGGASVSFMLPITRERALAFWRKVADGVARGERVLLVAEDDEGLLGTVQVVLDQPENQPHRAEVSKMLVFRRARRRGIGALLMQAAEDEARAHRKTLLVLDTSSAEAERLYARMGWQRVGVIPGFALLPEGEPCSTTFFYLALEEGA; encoded by the coding sequence ATGAATGAAATGACGACGACAGAAACGCCCCGCATCCGTGTCCTTCATGCGGTGAGCGATGCCCATGTGCAGGCGCTGGCCGACCTGTTGATCGATTGCGTCGAGGGCGGCGCGTCGGTGAGCTTCATGCTGCCGATCACGCGCGAACGCGCCCTCGCGTTCTGGCGCAAGGTGGCCGACGGCGTGGCGCGCGGGGAACGCGTGCTGCTGGTGGCCGAAGACGACGAGGGCCTCCTGGGCACCGTGCAGGTCGTGCTCGACCAACCCGAAAACCAGCCGCACCGCGCCGAGGTCTCGAAGATGCTCGTGTTCCGTCGGGCGCGGCGCCGCGGCATCGGCGCGCTGCTGATGCAGGCGGCCGAGGACGAGGCACGTGCGCACCGCAAGACGCTGCTGGTGCTCGACACATCGAGCGCCGAAGCCGAGCGGCTCTATGCGCGCATGGGCTGGCAGCGCGTGGGCGTGATTCCTGGCTTCGCGCTGCTGCCGGAGGGCGAGCCGTGCAGCACCACCTTCTTCTATCTCGCGCTGGAAGAGGGCGCATGA
- a CDS encoding methyltransferase domain-containing protein: MSSFEQLLRDADARPLVGWDLSCDGRITTTATPWNFEAVVVRHARQSPDMLDMGTGGGEWLSQLAHRPARTIATEGWVPNVAVARERLAPLGVEVVEVEGAEDNATQGGKEQARLPFADASFHLVVNRHESFVASDVHRILAAGGRFVTQQVASDFNADGYALLDLHMPALPRWQLDTAGDQLTRAGLVIEQGEEGAEVLSFDDIGAFAWYLKHVPYVCPEFTIDGCRDALARLHARIQDSGPLAMRQKLFWLEAVKRSQVPTEG; the protein is encoded by the coding sequence ATGAGCAGCTTCGAGCAACTGCTGCGCGATGCGGATGCGAGGCCGCTCGTCGGTTGGGACCTGTCGTGCGACGGCCGCATCACCACCACCGCCACGCCGTGGAACTTCGAGGCCGTGGTCGTGCGGCATGCACGCCAGTCGCCCGACATGCTCGACATGGGCACGGGCGGCGGCGAGTGGTTGAGCCAGCTCGCGCATCGGCCGGCACGCACCATCGCCACCGAGGGCTGGGTGCCGAACGTCGCCGTCGCGCGCGAGCGCCTTGCGCCGCTGGGTGTCGAGGTGGTCGAGGTCGAAGGCGCCGAGGACAACGCAACGCAGGGCGGAAAAGAACAGGCACGGCTGCCGTTCGCGGATGCATCGTTCCATCTGGTCGTCAATCGCCACGAGTCCTTCGTTGCGAGCGATGTGCATCGCATCCTTGCGGCGGGCGGGCGCTTCGTCACGCAGCAGGTCGCGTCGGACTTCAATGCCGATGGCTACGCGCTGCTGGACCTGCACATGCCCGCGTTGCCGCGATGGCAGCTGGACACCGCGGGCGATCAACTCACGCGCGCGGGTCTGGTCATCGAACAAGGCGAAGAGGGCGCCGAGGTACTGTCGTTCGACGACATCGGCGCGTTCGCTTGGTACCTGAAGCACGTGCCCTATGTGTGCCCCGAATTCACCATCGACGGATGCCGCGATGCGCTGGCGCGACTGCACGCACGCATCCAGGACAGCGGGCCGCTAGCGATGCGGCAGAAGCTGTTCTGGCTGGAGGCCGTCAAACGCTCACAGGTACCCACGGAAGGCTGA
- a CDS encoding DUF2147 domain-containing protein, which translates to MTTPSLHRSGRAFGAVLLFATAFAAEAQSSSSASDPRGRWITANGNLEVEVAPCGAALCGTVTKVLGNRSMAPAVATCKPPTNARRWA; encoded by the coding sequence ATGACCACGCCCTCGCTCCATCGTTCAGGCCGCGCATTCGGCGCCGTCCTGTTGTTCGCCACGGCCTTCGCGGCAGAGGCGCAGTCTTCTTCATCCGCCTCCGATCCGCGCGGCCGCTGGATCACAGCGAACGGCAACCTCGAAGTGGAGGTCGCGCCCTGCGGCGCCGCGCTGTGCGGCACCGTCACCAAGGTCCTGGGCAACCGCTCGATGGCCCCGGCGGTGGCGACATGCAAGCCGCCGACAAACGCCCGGCGCTGGGCATGA
- a CDS encoding DUF2147 domain-containing protein — protein sequence MQAADKRPALGMTLLKDFAPVDATDAARPPTEWTGQIYNRENGKLYSCNMSVSTAGNAAGELMLHAYVGIPLFGKTQRWVRVGSN from the coding sequence ATGCAAGCCGCCGACAAACGCCCGGCGCTGGGCATGACGCTGCTGAAGGACTTCGCGCCCGTCGATGCGACCGACGCCGCACGTCCGCCCACCGAATGGACCGGCCAGATCTACAACCGGGAGAACGGCAAGCTCTACAGCTGCAACATGTCGGTCAGCACCGCCGGCAATGCGGCAGGCGAGCTGATGCTGCATGCGTATGTCGGCATCCCGCTGTTCGGCAAGACGCAGCGCTGGGTGCGGGTCGGGTCGAACTGA
- a CDS encoding CPBP family intramembrane glutamic endopeptidase: MKQPPLAPNATPMEALGMVALCFGWFILGSLWSVSAGFRSGAITDASLLGIVGFELLIGPIALLVLRSRGYVVADLLPSPSWIGCGVGALLYIACVLAAWIAVAPFASSASQPIDELVATARPSFAVVLVLSVVNGLYEEVFLLGYLMKGFRHRGASFALGLSLLVRVLYHLYQGPNGALSIAVVGLVFGVFYLRTGWLWPVVFAHMLADTLPFL, encoded by the coding sequence ATGAAACAGCCTCCCCTTGCTCCGAATGCCACGCCCATGGAAGCCCTGGGCATGGTCGCGCTGTGCTTCGGATGGTTCATCCTCGGATCGCTGTGGTCGGTGAGCGCAGGGTTCCGCAGCGGCGCCATCACCGATGCCTCGCTGCTCGGGATCGTGGGGTTCGAACTGCTGATCGGGCCCATTGCCCTTCTCGTCCTGCGCAGCCGGGGCTATGTCGTGGCAGACCTGCTGCCCTCGCCATCGTGGATCGGCTGCGGTGTCGGCGCGCTGCTCTACATCGCTTGCGTGCTGGCGGCGTGGATCGCGGTTGCGCCCTTCGCAAGCAGTGCGTCCCAGCCAATCGACGAGCTCGTGGCCACGGCGCGCCCCTCGTTCGCCGTGGTTCTCGTGCTGTCGGTGGTCAACGGCCTCTACGAGGAAGTCTTTCTGCTGGGCTACCTCATGAAAGGCTTCCGCCATCGCGGCGCCTCGTTCGCGTTGGGCCTGAGCCTCCTGGTCCGGGTTCTGTACCACCTCTACCAAGGTCCGAACGGTGCCCTGTCGATTGCCGTCGTGGGACTGGTGTTCGGCGTTTTCTACCTGCGCACGGGCTGGCTCTGGCCCGTCGTGTTCGCGCACATGCTGGCGGACACGCTGCCCTTTCTCTGA
- a CDS encoding NADH:flavin oxidoreductase/NADH oxidase, giving the protein MSQSQLFTPLQLGTLRLDNRIVIAPMCQYSATEGTPGDWHLIHLGHLALSGAGLMILEATAVEAEGRISPGDLGLYSDANEEGLARVLAATRANSPIKIAMQLGHAGRKASSRAPWEGGKQIAPGEPGGWKAYAPSAVPHAPTEDAPIALDAAGLARIRNAFADAARRAARLGLDGLEIHAAHGYLLHQFLSPLANHRNDAYGGSLENRMRFPLEVFYAVREAFPADKPVWVRVSAVDWVQDGWDLEGTVAFAKALEARGCAAIHVSSGGVSPKQAIALGAGYQVPFAERVKSEVGMPVIAVGLITEPRQAEEIIAKGQADAVSLARAILYDPRWPWHAAAELGAQVKAPHQYWRSQPREFKDLFENAAFGAR; this is encoded by the coding sequence ATGAGCCAATCCCAACTCTTCACGCCCCTGCAACTGGGCACGCTTCGCCTGGACAACCGCATCGTCATCGCGCCGATGTGCCAGTACTCCGCCACCGAGGGCACGCCGGGCGACTGGCACCTGATCCACCTGGGACATCTCGCGCTCTCGGGCGCGGGGCTGATGATCCTGGAGGCGACGGCGGTGGAGGCCGAAGGGCGCATCTCGCCGGGTGACCTCGGGCTCTACTCGGATGCCAATGAAGAAGGCCTGGCCCGTGTGCTCGCGGCAACGCGGGCGAACTCTCCGATCAAGATCGCAATGCAGCTCGGGCATGCCGGGCGCAAGGCATCGAGCCGTGCGCCATGGGAAGGCGGCAAGCAGATTGCGCCCGGCGAGCCGGGTGGATGGAAGGCGTACGCCCCCTCCGCCGTGCCGCATGCACCGACGGAAGATGCGCCCATCGCACTCGACGCTGCAGGCCTCGCGCGCATCCGCAACGCTTTTGCCGATGCCGCACGACGCGCGGCGCGGCTGGGCCTCGACGGCCTGGAGATCCACGCGGCGCACGGCTACCTGCTGCACCAGTTCCTTTCGCCGCTGGCCAATCACCGCAACGACGCATACGGCGGCAGCCTCGAGAACCGCATGCGCTTTCCACTCGAGGTGTTCTATGCGGTGCGCGAAGCCTTTCCCGCCGACAAGCCGGTGTGGGTGCGTGTCTCGGCCGTCGACTGGGTGCAGGACGGATGGGACCTCGAAGGCACTGTCGCTTTCGCCAAGGCGCTCGAAGCGCGAGGCTGTGCGGCGATTCACGTGTCCAGCGGCGGCGTATCGCCGAAGCAGGCCATCGCGCTCGGCGCGGGCTACCAGGTGCCGTTCGCCGAACGCGTGAAGTCCGAGGTCGGCATGCCGGTCATCGCCGTGGGCCTCATCACCGAACCGCGGCAGGCCGAGGAAATCATCGCGAAGGGCCAGGCCGATGCGGTGTCGCTGGCGCGCGCGATCCTCTACGACCCGCGCTGGCCGTGGCATGCGGCCGCCGAGCTGGGTGCGCAGGTGAAGGCGCCGCACCAGTACTGGCGCTCGCAGCCGCGGGAGTTCAAGGATCTGTTCGAGAACGCGGCGTTCGGGGCGCGATAG
- a CDS encoding DMT family transporter, producing MSPRQRLLGIAALLLATSSWGGMFLVSKGVLHHVEPVWFTLIRYSMSALLFVLLILPRGAAPWRKLRLHAGPLALRGFAGFGVFSVMLLVGLAHSVPSHGAVIVATTPMTTQLLRWALDGVRPSRTTLLASALALLGVAIVSGLLFGNAAAGDSTLFGDAIAFVGTLGWVWYTRGAARFPGLDVIEYSALTVLAAWPLLLAVAVGASVLGLSQMPSVEGLRLSWEALLYVGLVSSAIAVLAFNYGVSKLGAVTGTAFFNFVPVSALLMSMAMGKMPTVNEAVGMAMVVGALLIHTAVSRKASAAPAASIARTSQNRGTCAATS from the coding sequence ATGTCTCCTCGTCAACGTCTGCTCGGCATCGCCGCGCTGCTGCTCGCCACCTCCAGCTGGGGCGGCATGTTCCTCGTCAGCAAGGGTGTGCTCCACCACGTCGAACCCGTGTGGTTCACGCTGATCCGCTACAGCATGTCGGCGCTGCTGTTCGTGCTGCTCATTCTTCCGCGCGGTGCGGCGCCCTGGCGCAAGCTGCGGCTGCACGCGGGGCCGCTGGCGCTGCGCGGGTTCGCGGGCTTCGGCGTCTTCAGCGTGATGCTGCTGGTCGGGCTTGCGCATTCGGTGCCTTCGCATGGCGCGGTCATCGTGGCGACCACGCCGATGACCACGCAACTGCTGCGCTGGGCGCTCGACGGCGTGCGCCCCTCGCGCACGACGCTGCTGGCGTCGGCGCTGGCGCTGCTGGGCGTGGCGATCGTCTCGGGGCTGCTGTTCGGCAATGCGGCGGCGGGCGACTCGACGCTCTTCGGCGATGCCATCGCCTTCGTCGGCACGCTGGGCTGGGTCTGGTACACGCGGGGCGCGGCGCGCTTTCCGGGGCTGGACGTGATCGAGTACAGCGCGCTCACCGTGCTGGCCGCGTGGCCGCTGCTGCTGGCTGTCGCGGTCGGGGCCAGCGTGCTGGGGCTCTCGCAGATGCCGAGCGTGGAAGGCCTTCGCCTGTCGTGGGAAGCGCTGCTCTATGTGGGCCTGGTGTCTTCGGCCATCGCAGTGCTGGCTTTCAACTACGGCGTGAGCAAGCTCGGGGCGGTGACGGGCACGGCCTTCTTCAACTTCGTGCCGGTGTCGGCGCTGCTGATGAGCATGGCGATGGGCAAGATGCCCACGGTGAACGAGGCGGTCGGCATGGCGATGGTGGTCGGGGCGCTGCTGATCCATACCGCTGTGAGCCGCAAGGCCTCTGCGGCGCCGGCTGCCTCGATCGCGCGGACGTCACAGAATCGCGGCACCTGTGCAGCCACTTCATGA